CTGGCCTGGGGGACGGCGGCGAACAGGCTCAGCAGGCTGACAAGGCCAAAAAACGACCAGCGCATGGTGAAGTCTCCGGTTTCAAATCATGAATGCCTGCAGCTTGGCGGACGTCGCCAGGGAATACCAGCCCGGCGCTTGTTTTCAGCGCTTGACCTTGCCATCGTGGCAAGGATGAGACTGGGTGCAACCTCACTCAAGGAGTCATGTCATGCAAATATTCAGCGTTGAAGGAATGACCTGCGGCCACTGCGTTCGGGCCGTGACCCAAGCGGTACAGGCCAAGGACCCGGCGGCCAGTGTGAATGTGAATCTGGCCGCCAAGGAAGTCGGCGTTGAAAGTCGTTTATCGCCGG
The Pseudomonas hygromyciniae genome window above contains:
- a CDS encoding heavy-metal-associated domain-containing protein — protein: MQIFSVEGMTCGHCVRAVTQAVQAKDPAASVNVNLAAKEVGVESRLSPDEVISLISEEGYSAKLA